The following nucleotide sequence is from Pirellulales bacterium.
TGGGGGGCATGGTGCTGCACTCGGGCGCCATCGCCGAGATGATCACCGGCGAAGGCAAGACACTGGTGGCGACGCTGCCGACCTATTTGAACGCGATCGAGGGGAAAGGGGTGCATGTCGTCACGGTGAACGACTACCTGGCGCGCCGCGATATGGAGTGGATGGGGCCGCTGTACATGGGATTGGGTCTGACCGTCGGCGCCATTCAGGCGGGCATGGATGGCGAAGAACGCCAGAACGCTTATGCCTGCGACATCACCTACGGCACCAACAACGAATTCGGCTTTGACTACTTGCGCGACAACATGAAGCCGGCCGCGCGAGGGGACAAGAGCTATTCGAAGCGCGAACAACAGTGCCAGGGACCGCTGAACTTCGCCGTGGTCGACGAAGTGGACAACATCCTGATCGACGAGGCGCGCACGCCGTTGATTATTTCTGGTCCGGCGCACGACGACGTGACCAAGTACGCCAGGGCGGACAAAATCGCCAGGCAGTTGACGCGCGACACGCATTTTGAAGTCAAGGAAAAGGAGCACACGGCGCACCTGACCGATGAGGGAGTGCGCGCGGCGGAAAAGATCGCCGGGATCGAGAGCTTTTACACCGCCGGCAACATGGAATGGCCGCACCTGATCGACAACTCGCTCAAAGCACACCATTTGTACAAGCGCGACGTGAACTACGTGGTGCAGGAAGACGAAGTGGTGATTGTCGACGAATTCACCGGTCGCTTGATGCCGGGCCGCAACTGGAGCGACGGATTGCACCAGGCGGTGGAGGCCAAAGAAGGGGTGCGGATCAAGGAAGAGAACCAGACGCTGGCCACGATCACGCTGCAAAACTTCTTCAAGCTGTACAAAAAGATCTCCGGCATGACCGGTACGGCGATGACCGAAGCCGGCGAATTCTGGAAGATCTACAAGCTCGACGTGATCGCGATTCCGCCGAATCGGCAACTCACCCGCATCAACCACCCCGACGTGATCTACCGCACCGAGCGCGAGAAGTTTGGGGCCATTGTCGAAGAAATCGAGCGACTCCACAAATGGGACATCATCGAGGTGAAGGGGGGCGAACAGCAGACGGGCGAAATCGTTAAAGAGAACGACGAAGCGATTGAATGGCTGCCAGCCGACGGCGTCTCGACCAGCAAGCACTCGAAGCACCGCGAGACGATTCCTCGCGCGCAAGTGAAAACCATCAGCCGGCGCGGACGACCAATATTGGTGGGCACGGTGTCAATCGAAAAGAGCGAGCTTATTTCACGCTTGCTCGGCCAACGCGGCATCCAACACGAAGTGCTCAACGCCAAGCATCATCAGCGCGAAGCGGACATCATCGCCCAGGCCGGTCGGCGCGGCGCGGTGACGATCGCCACCAACATGGCGGGCCGCGGCACCGACATCATCTTGGGCGGCAATCCCGAGACGATGGCCTGGGCGGTGCTGCAAAGCAAGTACCCCACTCGGCTGGACGTGCCGCAGGATGAGTGGAACGGGCTGGTGCGCGAGATTGAACAGCGCGAACAAATGAAGGCGGAAGGCCGCGATGTGGCGGCCCTGGGAGGCCTGCACGTGCTGGGCACCGAACGGCACGAAGCGCGGCGCATCGACCTGCAGTTGCGCGGCCGCTGCGGACGACAAGGCGATCCCGGCAGCAGTCGCTTTTATCTTTCGCTCGAAGACGATTTGATGCGGATCTTCGCTGGCGAATGGGTGAAGAACGTGCTGACGCGACTGGGCATGCAGGAAGGGGAGGCGATTGAAAGCCGGATGGTAAGCCGGCGCATCGAAGGTGCCCAAAAGAAGGTCGAGGAACGCAACTTCGAAATTCGCAAGAACCTGCTCGAATACGACGAGGTGATGGACGAGCAGCGCAAACGGGTTTACACGTACCGCCAGCAGTTGCTCGAAGGGCGTAGCGGCAAGGAACTGATCTTCGCGATGATCGACCGGCAGGTCGATCGCTATCTCAGCACCTTTCTGGAACGGAGTTACGGCGCGGAGACGTTCGCCAAGTGGGCCAGCGATTTGTTTGGGGTGGAGTTCGAAGCGAAGGATTTTCGCGGCGAAGGATTTGAGTCGGCCCAGGAGGTGGCCCGCGATCAGGCGGAGCGCAAGGCCGAAGGACAAATCTACGAGGCGATGGATGAAAACCTGCCCGAGGAGGAGGAGCCGGCTGAGTGGAACTGGGAGGCGTTGGCCAAGTTTTCGCACGCTCGCTGGAACACGAATCTCCGCGATCGCGACCTGAAGAAGGTCGGTCGGGACGGAGTCGCCGAGTTGCTGATCGAGCGCTCGCGAGAGGCGATTCAAAAGATCGACATGACGGACGGCGCTCGCTTTTTGGAAGAAGATTTTGGGCTCAAGAGCGCGATTGCCTGGGTGCAGTACAAGTTTGGCATCGTGCTGGAACTGGAGGACATTCGCGGGCGCGATGTTGCGCAGCTCAAGCAATTGGTGCGCGAGCGAGCCGCGCAAGCGTACGAACAGAAGGAGACTGAGTTTCCGGTGATCGCCGGCCTGTATCGGCATACTATCGGCGATGCACAAGGGCAAAAGCGATTCGACCGCGAGCGGCTGGCCGAATGGGCCAGCCAGCGATTCGAGTCTCCCTTGATACTGGACGACTTGAAAAACCGGCAGCGCGACGAAATTCGTGATGTGCTGTTGACGCTCAGCCGACAGCACCACCAGAAGGCGGACGCCGTGCTGCAAGAAGTGCAGCAGAAGGTGGGCCAAATTTTCAACGGCGGCGATCAGGCGACGGCCACGCTGGCGGTGGCGACCGGCGGCAATGGCGAGCTCGACTCGTTGGCCGCCTGGTTACAGCGCGACCTCAAGGTTGAATTGCCGAAAGAAGAATTGGCGCGGCTCGATCGTGAGCAGCTCGAGCGGCGGCTCAACGAAGCGATTGAGGATCGCTTCCGCCCAGAAATGCGCCGCATGGAGCGGGCGCTTGTGCTGCAATTATTGGACACCGCCTGGAAGGATCACCTGTTGGCGATGGACCATTTGCGGCACAGCGTGGGTCTGCGTGGCTACGCCCAGGTGGACCCCAAGGTGGAGTTCAAGCGCGAAGGGATGCGGCTCTTTGACAATATGTGGGACTCGATCGGCGAACGCGTGACCGATTTGGTGTATCGCATGGAGCAGCTCGACGAGAACTGGGTGGGCTCGCTGTGGGTGGAGAGCGAGGCGCGCCACGATGAAGCGCCGACCGCGATGACCGAGATTCAAGAGCAACAGCAGACCGCGATCGACTCGTCAGAAGCGCAAGGCCAGGCGCGGATCGAGCCGATCCGCAATCGACAGGAGCGCGTGGGCCGCAATGATCCTTGCACTTGCGGCAGCGGCAAGAAGTTCAAGAACTGCTGTATGAAGAAGCAGCGGCTTGGTTAAGCGGACCAATCCATTGCCGGGAAGGGAGTCCTGCGTGATTCGGCTGGCAAGCTGGACGCTCAATCTGCTCTATGCGCTACTGCTAATTGCGGCGGCGCCGTGGTTGGCCTGGCAGATGATCGCCCAAGGTAAGCAGCGATCTGGGTTTGCGGCCAAGTTCTTTGGTCAGGTACCTCGGAGGACAAGCAGCCAGCGCTGTATCTGGCTACACGCGGTAAGCGTGGGCGAGGTGAACCTGTTGGCGCCGCTGATCGCCGAGTTGGAGCAGCGATTCCCGAAGGTCCAATGCGTGATCTCGACCACCACCGCCACGGGGTACGAAGTGGCGCTGCGCAAGTACGCGCCCCGCATGGTGTTCTATTGCCCGCTCGATTTTAGTTGGGCGGTGCGGCGGGCGCTGGCGCGCATCCGACCGGATGTGCTGGTGCTGGCCGAACTGGAGCTTTGGCCCAATTTGATGCTGTTGTCGCGCGCGGCCGGCGCGGCGGTGTTGGTGGTGAACGGGCGCGTGAGCGACAAGAGCTTTCGGGGGTATCTTCGCGCGCGGCGACTTGTCGCGCCCCTATTGAACCAGGTTGATCGCATCGCGGCGCAGTCTGACCAATATGCCCAGCGGTTCATCGCGCTGGGCGCGCAGCCAACGCGAGTGACAACCACCGGATCGATCAAATTCGATGGCGTGCGATTCGACCGTTCCAATCCGGCCACACGGCGATTGGCGGAACTTGCCGGACTAGCGGCAGATGATGTGGTCGTTTTAGCGGGAAGCACCGGCGAGCCGGAAGAGGCGTTGGCAATTGCGGCCTTCCAGCAACTGCGCCCGCGGCATCCGCAATTGAAGTTGATCATTGTGCCGCGGCATCCAGAACGCTTCGATGTGGTGGCTCGGCTGCTGGCAGATTCTGGAATCGCGTTCGCGCGGCGCAGCGAGCTTGATGCGGCAAAAGGAAAAGGATCCTCGCTGCCTGGCGCATTGCTGGTCGACACGGTCGGCGAGCTTGGCGCCTGGTGGGGAACCGCGGACATCGCCTACGTGGGTGGCAGCCTGAATCGGCGCGGCGGCCAGAACATGATTGAGCCGGCAGCCTATGGGGCGGCAGTTTGCTTTGGACCCAACACGCGCAATTTTCGGGACATTGTCGCGCTCTTGTTGAATGCGGAGGCGGCGGTGGTAGTGCGCGACGGTGATGAACTTACGCAGTTTGTCCAGCGCTGCCTGACCGACGTGGAGTATCGGCGGAATTTGGCGCAGCGGGGTCAGACGCTTGTTCGCCAGCAACAAGGCGCCACTGGGCGCACTGTCGATCTGCTGGCGGAGATCATTGAGCCAAACGATGCGAAGCACCGACAGGCGCCGAATCTCCACAAGAGTACGGGGCAGCGAGCGAGCACGCTCGGCTGATCGCACAAGGTCGCGGTCAAGTGGCTGGCGACGCGCGAAAGTAGTCTTGAAAGCGTTCGCGCAACGCGGACTTCAAGAACTTTCCGGCCGAGGTGCGCGGGATGGCGTCGATGAACTCGAACGCGTCGGGCAGCCACCACTTGGCGAATTGCGGTTCCAAAAAAGCGCGCAATTCGTCGCCAGTGGCCGAAGCGCCAGGCTTAAGCACTACGGCGGCCAGAGGTCGCTCGTCCCATTTGGGATGCCACACGGGTATGACCGCGGCCTCCGCCACCGCGGGATGGCCCATCAGCGCGTTCTCGAGCGCCACCGAACTGATCCATTCGCCGCCCGACTTGATGACGTCTTTGGCGCGATCTTGCAAATGCAGACAACCATCGGGTTCGATGGCCACCATGTCGCCGGTGCGGAACCAGCCATCTTCGGTGAACGAGGCGCCGCCTTCGGGGCAGTTGTAGTACGAGCGAGCGACCCAGGCGCCGCGCACTTCGAGTTCGCCCACCGACTTGCCATCCCATGGGACAATGCCGCTCTCGCCGCGAGCGCGCAGTTCGACTAGCGCGACGGGCAAGCCTTGCTTGGAGCGGAAGCGCAATTGGTCGTCGAGATCGGCCTGCTTGAGGCCGCTGGGCAGCGCGGCGACGGTGCCCATGGGGCAGAGTTCGGTCATGCCCCAGGCATGCAGCACATCCAAGCCGTGCCGTTGCTTGAAACCGCGGATCATGGCGGGGGGCGCGGCCGATCCGCCAACCAGCATGGAGCGCAGCGCCGTCAGGTCGTACTTGCCCGGGTGCTGATCGAGGATTTGGAGGATGCCGAGCCAGATGGTCGGCACTCCGGCGGTGAGGGTCACTCGCTCGCTGACGAAGAGATCGAGCAGATTGGCTGGCTCCAGAAACGGCCCGGGAAAGACCTGCTTCGCGCCAACCAGCGTGGCGCTGTAAGGCAATCCCCAGGCGTTGGCGTGGAACATCGGCACCACAGGCAAGATGCAATCGTGTTCGCTTACCCCGTGGGTATCGGCCATGGTCGTGCCGAGCGAGTGGAGCACGATGGCGCGGTGCGAGTAGACCACGCCTTTGGGTTTGCCCGTTGTGCCGGAGGTGTAGCACATGGCGGCGGCGGCGTGTTCGTCAATTTCGGGCTGTTGGAAGTCGGTTGGATTGGCGCTGGCCAAAAGGGCCTCGTAGTCGTGCGCACCGGCCGGCAAGGGAGCGTCGGTCGAGCGGACGACGATCACCTGCTCGAAAGGAACATCGCCGCGGAACTTCTCAAACAACGGCCAGAGAATCTCGTCAACAATCACAACCTTGTCGCCGGCGTGCGCGGCGATATACGCCAGGTCGGTGGGATGTAGTCGCAGGTTGAGCGTATGCAGCACGCCGCCGCAAAGGGGGATGCCGAAGTAGGCTTCCAGGTGCTGGTAGTGATTCCAGCAGAAGGTCGCCACGCGATCGCCCGGCCGCACGCCTAGTTGTTGTAGCGCCAGGGCCAGACGCTTTGAGCGTTCGACCATCTCGCGATAGGTGTAGCGGTGCAGCGATTTATCGGGCCGCCGGGTGACGATTTCCTTGTGACCAAACAGCGACTCCGTGCGGCGCAACATCGCCGGGGCGGTGAGCTGATAGTCCATGATGAGACCTTGCATGGATTCTCCCGAGTCTGGCGTGAAACTTCGCGGGAAATTCTAGCCTTGGCGTGGACCGAATCCTAATTCGCCGACCGATGGAATTTCATAGCACGCGGCAAATCAAGCACTTCAGATATTCCGTCTCCAGACAGGAGGCCGCCACAGGATGGTCGGGAGCGGCCCCGCGCTGTTCCAGCACTTGAATATCTCGGCCCGTTTGCTGTGAAACACCGCCGAGCATATGCAATAGATCCTCGCGCGTGACATGCCCGGAGCAACTACAGGTGACGAGGATTCCGCCGGGCTCCAAGACGTCGACGCCCAGGCGGTTCAGGCGATGATAAGCGCGCAGGGCATCGGCCACTGATTGTCGGCTACGGGCGAACTTGGGCGGATCGAGGATCACGGCGCCAAATCGTTGGCGCGTCACGACCAATTCGGAGAGGCATTCAAAGCCGTCGGCTTTTTCGAAGCGGGCGCCGGCGATTGCATTGAGTTGCGCGTTGGCGCCGGCCAGCGCGATGGCGCGCTCGCTGCCGTCGATGGCCAGCACCTCGCGGGCGCCGCCATGCTTCAAGGCGTTGAGCGCGAAGCCGCCGCTGTAGCAGAACATGTCCAGCACACGGCGGCCACGCAGATAGCGCGTGACAGCGGCGCGGTTGTCGCGCTGGTCGAGATAGAAGCCGGTCTTTTGTCCTGTGCGCAGATCGACGCCGTAGCGAATGCCGTTCTCGGTGATGAAGATCGGCCCGGCGGGTTCGACGCCCGAATACAAACCATCGGCCAGAGAGATGCCTTCCGTTTGGGCGACCCCCTTTTCGGTACGGACAAAGACACCGCGCGGGCGCAGCGAGTCGACCAGTATCTCGACGACTTGCGGCAGGCGGATGGCGAACGCCTGACCGGTGACCATGATCGACAGATAGTCGCCGTAGCGATCGACGATCAGCCCCGAGAGGCCGTCGCCTTCGCTGAAGACCAGGCGTGTTCCCTGATCCGACCCGATCAGACCGAGGCTGGCACGGAGGTCAATTGCTTGCTGAATGCGAGCGCGCCAAAAATCCTGATCGAGAAACTCGCTGGGTTTCCAGGTGTAGAGGCGCACTCGTAGTCGACTGCGCGAGTTGTACACGCCGTGCGCGATCCACTTTTCCTTCTCGGAGAAAAGCTCGACCGCATCGCCATCGACGGGTTCGCCTTCAACGCGATCAATCGCTGAATCGAGCACCCAGGGATGGCGACCGAAGAACGGCTTGCTTTTGCGTGGTTTGAGTATTACCCGGGCCGTGGGAAACCGTGCTGGGGCGGTCACCAGCGGGGCGGTGGTCTCGGTGGACGATTCGGCTTCGGCGTTCATGCGGATGGGCGCTCGGCTAGCTGGTAATTGGTTCTTCGTGATCGCTTGCCGCGCGGCGTAAACGATCGTGAACTGCCGCCCAACAAGGGGTGTTTGGCGGCGCGCTGACGACAATGCGTTCGACTCCGGCGTCTTCCAGTTCATGCAACGCGGCGTACAAGCGCGCGGCATAGCCTGCCGGTTCTGGCGGCATGACAATTTGAATGGTCGTCGCCGCGGCAGGCGCAGGCACTGAACCGAACGACAGCCAGCCAATCTTGTGAGCGGCTGGAGTTTCTGGAGCCAAACAGGCCGTTTCTTCATAGCGTAGCAGTTCCACCGGCACCGATGGCGCGTAGTGGCGTGGCATCTGGCCAGGAGAGCGGGCAATCTTATGAGGTTTGCTGGCATGTTCCAGCGGACCAACCAGCGCGGCGATTTGTTCGGCGGTTATTGGTCCGGGCCGCAAAATGCGAGAGATACCTTCGCTCAAGTCGAGCACGGTCGATTCCAGGCCTGCGCTGGTGGGGCCAGCGTCGAGAATCATATCGATACGGTCACCCAGTTCTTTGGCGACATGCGCGGCGGTGGTGGCTGAGATCCGAGTCGATCGATTGGCGCTGGGCGCAGCCAACGGACGTCCACACGCCGCCACCAGAGCCTGCGCCACAGGGTGGGCCGGCATGCGCACCGCGACAGTTGGCCCGCCGGCGGTGACGACACCTGGCACATTCGATCGCCTCGGT
It contains:
- a CDS encoding SEC-C domain-containing protein, whose product is MEVLERIWEIISELFGGLSSGIERGITSLFGSSNARYVKKLQPKIAAIGALEPKYQAMSDAELREQTSQFRKRLAEGETLDDILVEAFAVCREGGRRFLGMRHYDVQLMGGMVLHSGAIAEMITGEGKTLVATLPTYLNAIEGKGVHVVTVNDYLARRDMEWMGPLYMGLGLTVGAIQAGMDGEERQNAYACDITYGTNNEFGFDYLRDNMKPAARGDKSYSKREQQCQGPLNFAVVDEVDNILIDEARTPLIISGPAHDDVTKYARADKIARQLTRDTHFEVKEKEHTAHLTDEGVRAAEKIAGIESFYTAGNMEWPHLIDNSLKAHHLYKRDVNYVVQEDEVVIVDEFTGRLMPGRNWSDGLHQAVEAKEGVRIKEENQTLATITLQNFFKLYKKISGMTGTAMTEAGEFWKIYKLDVIAIPPNRQLTRINHPDVIYRTEREKFGAIVEEIERLHKWDIIEVKGGEQQTGEIVKENDEAIEWLPADGVSTSKHSKHRETIPRAQVKTISRRGRPILVGTVSIEKSELISRLLGQRGIQHEVLNAKHHQREADIIAQAGRRGAVTIATNMAGRGTDIILGGNPETMAWAVLQSKYPTRLDVPQDEWNGLVREIEQREQMKAEGRDVAALGGLHVLGTERHEARRIDLQLRGRCGRQGDPGSSRFYLSLEDDLMRIFAGEWVKNVLTRLGMQEGEAIESRMVSRRIEGAQKKVEERNFEIRKNLLEYDEVMDEQRKRVYTYRQQLLEGRSGKELIFAMIDRQVDRYLSTFLERSYGAETFAKWASDLFGVEFEAKDFRGEGFESAQEVARDQAERKAEGQIYEAMDENLPEEEEPAEWNWEALAKFSHARWNTNLRDRDLKKVGRDGVAELLIERSREAIQKIDMTDGARFLEEDFGLKSAIAWVQYKFGIVLELEDIRGRDVAQLKQLVRERAAQAYEQKETEFPVIAGLYRHTIGDAQGQKRFDRERLAEWASQRFESPLILDDLKNRQRDEIRDVLLTLSRQHHQKADAVLQEVQQKVGQIFNGGDQATATLAVATGGNGELDSLAAWLQRDLKVELPKEELARLDREQLERRLNEAIEDRFRPEMRRMERALVLQLLDTAWKDHLLAMDHLRHSVGLRGYAQVDPKVEFKREGMRLFDNMWDSIGERVTDLVYRMEQLDENWVGSLWVESEARHDEAPTAMTEIQEQQQTAIDSSEAQGQARIEPIRNRQERVGRNDPCTCGSGKKFKNCCMKKQRLG
- a CDS encoding long-chain fatty acid--CoA ligase, which translates into the protein MQGLIMDYQLTAPAMLRRTESLFGHKEIVTRRPDKSLHRYTYREMVERSKRLALALQQLGVRPGDRVATFCWNHYQHLEAYFGIPLCGGVLHTLNLRLHPTDLAYIAAHAGDKVVIVDEILWPLFEKFRGDVPFEQVIVVRSTDAPLPAGAHDYEALLASANPTDFQQPEIDEHAAAAMCYTSGTTGKPKGVVYSHRAIVLHSLGTTMADTHGVSEHDCILPVVPMFHANAWGLPYSATLVGAKQVFPGPFLEPANLLDLFVSERVTLTAGVPTIWLGILQILDQHPGKYDLTALRSMLVGGSAAPPAMIRGFKQRHGLDVLHAWGMTELCPMGTVAALPSGLKQADLDDQLRFRSKQGLPVALVELRARGESGIVPWDGKSVGELEVRGAWVARSYYNCPEGGASFTEDGWFRTGDMVAIEPDGCLHLQDRAKDVIKSGGEWISSVALENALMGHPAVAEAAVIPVWHPKWDERPLAAVVLKPGASATGDELRAFLEPQFAKWWLPDAFEFIDAIPRTSAGKFLKSALRERFQDYFRASPAT
- a CDS encoding 3-deoxy-D-manno-octulosonic acid transferase → MIRLASWTLNLLYALLLIAAAPWLAWQMIAQGKQRSGFAAKFFGQVPRRTSSQRCIWLHAVSVGEVNLLAPLIAELEQRFPKVQCVISTTTATGYEVALRKYAPRMVFYCPLDFSWAVRRALARIRPDVLVLAELELWPNLMLLSRAAGAAVLVVNGRVSDKSFRGYLRARRLVAPLLNQVDRIAAQSDQYAQRFIALGAQPTRVTTTGSIKFDGVRFDRSNPATRRLAELAGLAADDVVVLAGSTGEPEEALAIAAFQQLRPRHPQLKLIIVPRHPERFDVVARLLADSGIAFARRSELDAAKGKGSSLPGALLVDTVGELGAWWGTADIAYVGGSLNRRGGQNMIEPAAYGAAVCFGPNTRNFRDIVALLLNAEAAVVVRDGDELTQFVQRCLTDVEYRRNLAQRGQTLVRQQQGATGRTVDLLAEIIEPNDAKHRQAPNLHKSTGQRASTLG
- a CDS encoding threonylcarbamoyl-AMP synthase, producing MPAICHVVDACSPAPAVVAAAAQTIRAGGLVAFPTETVYGLGADGLNPVAVSHIFAAKGRPSTNPVILHVATVEQARQLVLDWPAAADLLAARFWPGPLTLVLPRRSNVPGVVTAGGPTVAVRMPAHPVAQALVAACGRPLAAPSANRSTRISATTAAHVAKELGDRIDMILDAGPTSAGLESTVLDLSEGISRILRPGPITAEQIAALVGPLEHASKPHKIARSPGQMPRHYAPSVPVELLRYEETACLAPETPAAHKIGWLSFGSVPAPAAATTIQIVMPPEPAGYAARLYAALHELEDAGVERIVVSAPPNTPCWAAVHDRLRRAASDHEEPITS
- a CDS encoding class I SAM-dependent rRNA methyltransferase, which codes for MTAPARFPTARVILKPRKSKPFFGRHPWVLDSAIDRVEGEPVDGDAVELFSEKEKWIAHGVYNSRSRLRVRLYTWKPSEFLDQDFWRARIQQAIDLRASLGLIGSDQGTRLVFSEGDGLSGLIVDRYGDYLSIMVTGQAFAIRLPQVVEILVDSLRPRGVFVRTEKGVAQTEGISLADGLYSGVEPAGPIFITENGIRYGVDLRTGQKTGFYLDQRDNRAAVTRYLRGRRVLDMFCYSGGFALNALKHGGAREVLAIDGSERAIALAGANAQLNAIAGARFEKADGFECLSELVVTRQRFGAVILDPPKFARSRQSVADALRAYHRLNRLGVDVLEPGGILVTCSCSGHVTREDLLHMLGGVSQQTGRDIQVLEQRGAAPDHPVAASCLETEYLKCLICRVL